A region from the Vibrio navarrensis genome encodes:
- a CDS encoding S1 family peptidase, with amino-acid sequence MFSITSLSRCSLVAATMLASAVLCAQSLPQTRVVNGDVVSVSDYSSIASLYYDSLEYNGIYYSGPYCGASILDPLHVLTAAHCVTGSASLPLFMVVVPQLQDEKQYPFGNIQRLRVSEIYYPDSFIDSAQVLFPDDIAVLKLATAMNIDAINDVIVRPSDESYRSAGQPFFTVGHGNTQTNDDSDTRLLAASLNYVANDICAATFSAGRYLTSKQICFDGNYSSASQLKNSTCHGDSGGPVYWNNNGTLVQVGLTSFGPQTCGDPQWPVTSVFTEIQDYSTWINRVLSGKETAKIVITEQMRVDYLNGDYVPEAANTTAGLEAALALKREGGAFGVGLMMCLLLCWCRNALAWQRRFVQFFIVRDYWVRQATSITISSSLLG; translated from the coding sequence ATGTTTTCTATCACTTCTTTATCCCGTTGTTCGCTGGTTGCCGCCACCATGCTGGCATCAGCTGTGCTATGCGCGCAATCTTTGCCACAAACTCGTGTGGTCAATGGCGATGTGGTCAGTGTTTCCGATTATTCCTCAATTGCCAGCCTTTACTATGACTCGCTCGAATACAACGGTATCTATTATTCAGGCCCCTATTGTGGTGCGAGTATTCTCGACCCTCTGCATGTATTAACCGCAGCGCACTGCGTGACGGGTTCCGCTTCACTGCCTTTATTTATGGTGGTGGTGCCACAACTGCAAGATGAAAAGCAGTATCCCTTTGGCAATATTCAAAGGCTACGGGTGAGCGAGATCTACTACCCGGACAGCTTTATCGACAGCGCGCAAGTGTTGTTTCCCGATGATATCGCGGTGTTGAAACTGGCCACAGCGATGAATATCGATGCGATTAATGATGTGATAGTGCGACCAAGCGATGAATCGTATCGAAGTGCCGGGCAGCCATTTTTCACTGTCGGGCATGGTAATACCCAAACCAATGATGACAGTGACACGCGCCTACTAGCCGCTTCGCTTAACTATGTTGCAAACGATATTTGCGCTGCGACATTTTCCGCGGGTCGTTACCTTACCTCAAAGCAGATCTGTTTCGATGGCAACTATAGCAGTGCATCGCAGCTGAAAAACAGCACTTGTCATGGCGATTCTGGTGGCCCTGTCTACTGGAACAACAACGGCACGCTTGTCCAAGTGGGCTTGACCAGTTTTGGCCCGCAGACGTGTGGTGATCCGCAGTGGCCCGTTACGTCGGTATTTACTGAAATTCAAGACTACTCGACTTGGATCAACCGTGTGCTTAGCGGCAAAGAAACGGCCAAAATAGTGATCACAGAACAGATGCGTGTCGATTATCTCAACGGCGATTATGTACCTGAGGCGGCAAATACAACGGCTGGGCTGGAAGCCGCGCTGGCCTTGAAGAGAGAAGGTGGAGCGTTCGGGGTTGGCTTAATGATGTGCTTACTGCTTTGCTGGTGCAGAAACGCCCTTGCTTGGCAACGGCGTTTCGTGCAATTTTTCATTGTGAGGGATTACTGGGTACGGCAGGCCACTTCAATAACAATATCGTCCAGTTTGCTGGGATGA
- a CDS encoding TetR/AcrR family transcriptional regulator, which yields MSERKQGRRSAEAAEQTKCEILKIAADMFATLGFERVSLRNISERAGVSHSLIRHHFGSKEKIWQEISDALDDYLQTYITELIREISQQNSDCAQQIYEFLVRMCAFTLVHKQPIQLIADAVRQDDNALLEYFLRSKDEFAAAFEPLYTQYNLRHPEKPICMWEMKWQMLLHAHGACSLTPFLGETWPGISDADTLLLKHWELFNQQIARQLNIHQDKMIHPSKLDDIVIEVACRTQ from the coding sequence ATGTCAGAAAGAAAGCAAGGTCGTCGTAGCGCTGAAGCGGCAGAGCAAACCAAATGCGAGATCCTCAAAATCGCGGCAGATATGTTTGCTACCCTCGGCTTTGAGCGGGTTTCGTTACGTAATATCAGCGAGCGAGCGGGTGTCTCGCACAGCCTGATCCGCCATCATTTCGGTAGCAAAGAGAAGATTTGGCAAGAGATCAGTGACGCTTTGGATGACTATCTGCAAACCTACATTACCGAATTGATTCGTGAGATTTCGCAGCAAAATAGCGATTGTGCTCAGCAAATTTACGAATTTTTAGTGCGCATGTGCGCGTTTACGTTGGTGCACAAACAGCCGATCCAATTGATTGCCGATGCGGTTCGCCAAGACGACAATGCGCTACTGGAATATTTCCTGCGTTCCAAAGACGAATTCGCTGCCGCGTTTGAGCCGCTTTACACCCAATACAACTTACGCCACCCTGAAAAACCGATCTGCATGTGGGAAATGAAATGGCAAATGCTACTGCATGCCCATGGCGCATGCAGTTTAACGCCATTTCTTGGCGAAACCTGGCCGGGCATCAGCGATGCCGATACACTTCTACTTAAGCATTGGGAATTGTTTAACCAGCAGATTGCTAGACAACTCAATATCCATCAGGACAAGATGATTCATCCCAGCAAACTGGACGATATTGTTATTGAAGTGGCCTGCCGTACCCAGTAA
- a CDS encoding efflux RND transporter periplasmic adaptor subunit encodes MRKPLIKRTLLNSSVLLATIGLLVGCNQAVSETTVLTVKPVKLLSVNDLMASSADSFLAQIDATKRAQLSFQVAGQIDALTVRMGDEVQQGELLARLDQADLQLQLDAASAQYALAQTQWQRAQSLYHKKLISTDVYDQAETAFTAARATYEQAKTDLSYAMLKAPFSGVVSYTYVKPNQVVAAKQQILNLIDNSSLDVSFTVPISYVEANGLDKLKNLPMWVTMDSEPDKPIPAQFKEITTRRDADTNSYTAIVTITRPQDRNLLSGMTGQVSIGKANITPFLTLPEAAWVSKKGSQGDVWLLDEENQQLKKVTLSLNANGDVISGLNRQDRVVIAGVENLTEGQVVKAWQREEGI; translated from the coding sequence GTGCGAAAACCTTTGATAAAACGCACTTTGCTCAATAGCAGTGTGCTTTTAGCTACGATTGGCTTGCTTGTTGGGTGTAATCAGGCTGTTTCTGAAACGACGGTGTTGACGGTGAAACCTGTAAAGCTTTTGTCGGTGAACGATTTGATGGCGAGTTCGGCGGACAGTTTCCTTGCGCAAATTGATGCTACCAAACGAGCGCAACTTTCTTTTCAAGTGGCGGGTCAAATTGATGCATTGACTGTGCGCATGGGCGATGAAGTACAACAAGGAGAGCTGTTAGCCAGATTAGATCAAGCCGATCTGCAGTTGCAGTTAGATGCGGCGAGTGCGCAATACGCGCTGGCGCAAACTCAGTGGCAAAGAGCACAAAGCTTGTATCACAAGAAGCTCATTAGTACCGATGTTTATGATCAAGCAGAAACCGCATTTACCGCGGCGAGAGCGACCTATGAACAGGCAAAAACGGATTTAAGTTATGCGATGTTGAAAGCGCCGTTTAGTGGCGTGGTTTCCTATACCTACGTCAAACCCAATCAGGTGGTTGCCGCCAAACAGCAAATCCTTAACTTGATCGACAACAGTTCGTTAGACGTTTCGTTTACCGTTCCTATTTCTTATGTTGAGGCGAATGGCTTAGACAAGCTGAAGAATCTTCCTATGTGGGTAACGATGGACAGCGAACCCGATAAGCCTATCCCGGCTCAGTTCAAAGAGATCACCACGCGCCGTGATGCTGATACCAACAGCTACACGGCGATTGTGACCATCACACGTCCGCAAGACAGGAACTTACTCAGTGGGATGACAGGACAAGTTTCGATTGGTAAAGCGAATATAACCCCGTTTTTAACCTTGCCAGAAGCGGCTTGGGTGTCAAAGAAAGGCTCGCAAGGTGACGTTTGGCTGTTGGATGAAGAGAATCAACAATTGAAGAAGGTGACATTGTCACTCAATGCGAACGGGGATGTGATTTCAGGTTTGAATCGTCAAGATCGAGTGGTGATTGCCGGAGTGGAAAATCTTACCGAAGGGCAGGTAGTCAAAGCGTGGCAACGTGAGGAAGGGATCTAA